ACGAGCGCGAGTTTCATGTGCGCGATGTGTACGTGAGGCGAAAGTATGAATCGCGGGGGTGCGCATAGGGATCATCGAAAGTCAGCAGCGATTCTCGCCGAGACGGTCCGGTGAGAATCGCTGGACCGTTACGATACCCCCCTATCATACGGGTTGTTGTACCTGTTTACCGGTGGTTCACCGAGACGGGTCGGCGAACCACCGGTACTGACTTACAATACACCGTATCAGTCGGTACTCCGCGGCTGGCGTCGCGAGAAGGTTTTTGCGAGGGAAGAGCGCTCCGAGAGCGGTCTTCCGCATCTTCCGGCGTGAACCGGGCGATGCGAGGGAAGGGATTTGAACCACGGTCGGACGTGCGTCCTCCCTGCTTCAAATCCCCTCGTGCATCTCGCTCGGCCCGTGGTGGGGCCTCGCTACGATGCGAGGGAAGGGATTTGAACCCTTGGACCTCTACAGGAGCGGATCTTGAGTCCGCCGCCGTTTCCAGGCTTGGCTACCCTCGCACGCGGTCCTCGCTTGTGCGCCCCGGTATTTGCGTCCTGTGGTTTCTCGTCCGGCGACTGTCGGGGTCCGACCGCGCCGACGGCGGCGTTCGGGAGACCGCCCGCCGGACACGTGCTCCGTCCGTCCCCCACGAGAGCCGACCGTCGGCATCCCGACACGTTTTCACCGTCCCTGCCCTCCGCGGAAGCATGGCCACGACGGTCGACACACCCGACGCGGACGAGGCGTGTGCGTACTGTGAGTCGCGGATCTTCGACCACGACCCCATCTGTGTCCGCGACTGCGACGACGACTGTGGCTCGCCCACGTACTTCTGTAACTACGCCTGCCTCTCGGCGTACGTGGACGAACACGACCTCACCGCGGGCGACGCGTGTGAGTGGCCCCCCGACGAGGGCGACCGTTGCTGATCGAGGGCATCCGCCCGTGGTCGCGTTCGCCGTCCGGGACGGCCGCCGAAACGTTTATGTGGATTGGTAACGTACACCAAAGTCCGGGTGGAGTCACGGGGACTCACCGGACGACTGCATCGCTCCGAACGGAGTGACGCAGACGAGAGGTACAACCGAAGCCCCCGTAAGAGGGGAACGAGGTACACGCCTCGACGGAGGACCGCAGCGACCCGATTCCCGGCCGCCATGGCGGCGGGGCGCGAAGGCCAAGTACCGGACCGCGTGTGAATGCGGTTCGGGAACCTGGGGAACCAGCAGGGCCGTAAGGGTCGTGGAAAACGTCTCCCGTCCGGGTCCAAACCGGGACTTCTCCCGATTCGTTTCTACCGCCGAGTCACGACACTACCGATACGTACGGTTAAGACGACGCACGTCGAACGCTCGCCGAGAGCGATGCCCGAGCCGTGCCGGACGCTGCAGAACGCCCTGAACGCACTCGACGACGTGTTCTACGTCTACGACGAACGCGGTCGGTTGATCTTCTGGAACACCCGCCTGAACGAACTCTTCGCCCTGGACGACGAGCGGATAGCGGAAATGCGGCCCGTGGACTTTTTCGTCGACGCCGACCGGCCGGCAGTCGAAGCCGCAGTCCAGCGAATCTTCGACGAGGGGGAGACGGTCGTCGAGGCGTGGGCCGATACGACGGAAGGACGGATTCGCTTCGAACTCACGGGGCGGAAGCTGACCGACGACGGGCACACCATCGGGTTCTGTGGCGTGGGTCGCGACGTGACCGACCGCCGCGAGCGGGAGCGGCAGGTCGCGGCACAGAACGACCGCCTCACGCAGTTCGCGACGATTCTCGTCCACGACCTGCGAAACCCGCTCGCCGTCGCCACGGGGTATCTCGACCGCTACCAGGCCGACGGCGAACCCGCGGACATCGAGCGTGTCACCGACTCGCTGGAACGGATCGAACGCATCGTCGACGACGTACTCACCGTCGCCATGGAGGGGCAGGCGGTGATCGACGCCCGACCGGTGTCGGTCGGCGACACCGCCCGGAGCGCGTGGGAGATGATCGACGCCAGCGACGCCAGCCTCGACGTGCAAACGACGCTCGTCGTCGACGGCGACGAGTCGCGGCTCCAGCGACTGTTCGAGAACCTGTTTCGAAACAGTGTGGAGCACGGTTCCACGGACGACCGACACAAAAGCGGCGACGAGGGCGGCGAACACGCCGGGCCGTCGATAGCCGTCACCGAGACGGGGGCGGGCTTTGCCGTCGCCGACGACGGACCCGGCATCCCCGCCGCGGAGCGTGAGCGAGTGTTCGACCCCGGAGTCACGCAGTCGGAGGACGGCACGGGGTTCGGCCTCTACATCGTCCGGACCATCGCGGAGGCCCACGGCTGGACGGTGGGCGTCACCGAAGGGGAGCGTGGCGGCGCGCGCTTCGAGTTCACGACGACGCCGGTGGGCATGCCCGGCGACGGCGGTCCGTGAGGACTGATACGGTGTATTGTAACTGTGTACCGGTGGTTCGCCGGGGCGTCTCGGGGTACTGACTCACAATACGCCGTCCGAGAGCCGAGGGCTTTTATCACTCGTCACCTAAGAGCTGCCGAATGTTCGACGACACGGGTCGACGGCGATTTCTCCAGCTCGCCGGCACGGGAACCGCCGCCTCGATGGCCGGCTGTAGCGCACTCTCGAACCACAACGGCGGCGCCGGGGGCGAGGAGACGGAGTCCGCGACGGTGACACTCGCCGTCCAGCCCGACCAGCAGTCGCTCCAGGAACTGCAGTCGGAGATTCAGTCACAGGTCCAGTCGGGCGAACTCGACCGAATGCAAGCACAGCGGGAGTTCCAGCAGCGACGGGCCGAACTGACACGGAACGCCGTCGACGAATTCCGGAACCGGACGGGCAACGTCTCGGTCAGCGTCGACGACACCGTTTCCCAGTTCGGCGTGATGCGCGTCTCCGGCGACCCCGCGGCCCTGATCGAGACGCTCTCGTTCGAGGAGGTGAGTGGCCTCTTCCCGGCCTCCGCGTTCGAGCAGGCACAGGCACAGGCGGGCACGTCGACGGCCTCGGGCACCGAAACGCCGACCGGATAGGCCGGTCATACGGATTAGTGTAAGTCATTACCGGTGGTTCTCCGGACCGTCCCGGCGAACCACCGGCGAACAGTTACACTAATTCGTATCAGGCGTCCACCGCGCCCACGTCCGCGACGGCGTCGGCGACGTCCTCGCCCCACGCCAGCAAGGACTCGTCGCCGCCGAAGGGTGCGACCACCTGCAGTCCGAGGGGCAGGTCCCCGACCCGACCGCAGGGCACGGTGAGCGCCGGGACGCCGGCGTTGGTCCACGGCAGGTTCATGATCGGATCGCCGGTGTCGTCGATGCCTTCGGGCGCCGGACCGGGGGCGCCGGGCGAGATCAGCAGATCCACGCCGACCTCCCGGGCGTGTTCCCCGATGCGTTCGCGCAGGTCGAGGCGGGCGGCGCGAGCGTCGGCCAGTTCGTCGACGCCGACCTCCCGTCCCTCCTCGATCAGGGCGGTCGACTCCGGGGCGTACCGGTCGCCGTAGGCGGCGTGCCACTCGGCGTGGGTGAGCGCGAACTCCGCGGCGGCCAGGGCGTCGTGGTTCGCGTTCACCGCGTCGATGTCGTCGAACACCGACACGCGTCGCACCTCGTAGCCCGCGTCGCTGAGGGCGTCGGCGCCGGCCTCGACGCCCGCCCGCCCGGCGTCGGTCGCCTGGTCGAGATACGGTCCCTCGACGACGCCGACGACCGGCGGCGCGTCGGGGTCGACCGGCTCCCACCCGTCACAGAGCACCGCGGCCGCCCGCGACGCGCCGGCCACGTCGGCGGTGAACGTCCCGACGTGATCCACGGAGGGGGCGAAGGGGACGACGCCGTCGAGGGGAATCCGCCCGTAACTCGGTTTGAAGCCGACGATGCCGCAGAAGGCCGCCGGCCGGATCACGGAGCCGACGGTCTGGGAGCCGAGCGCGAGCGGACACATCCCCGCGGCGACGGCCGCGGCCGACCCGCTAGAGGAACCGCCGGGCGTGTGTCCGAGGTCGTTCGGGTTGCGCGTTTTCGGCGGGTCGAAGTAGGCGAACTCGGTGGTTCGAGCCTTGCCGAAGGTGACCGCGCCGGCGTCGCGGAGGCGGGTGACCGCCGCCGACTCCGCGTCGGTGATGGCCGCGGGCGGGACCGACGACCCGGCTGCGGTGAGGTAGCCGTCGACGTGGAAGATGTCCTTGACCCCGACGGGGACGCCGAACAGCGGCGGCCGGCTCGCGGGGTCGTCGTGGCGGGCGTCGAGCGCCGTCGCCTCCCGGATCAGTCGGTCGCGACGACCCGGTTCGGGGAGCATGGCGCCGACGTCGTCGTCGACGGCGTCGAGTCGGTCACACAGGTCGTCGACCAGCGCCGTCGGTCGGCGGTCGCCCGCCCGGAGCGAGCGAGCGAGCGGGGCGAGCGGCTGGGGATCGGAGTGCATATCCACCTACCGGATGCCCCGGCGCATAATCCTTCGGGAGGGGGAAGTTCGCCCGGCGCCGAGCGGGGTCCCGCTTAGCGATTGCGACCGACGGGAAACGCCACCCGGTCGGGTGCGTCGGCGAAGCGGTCGAGGATGTCCCGGTACAGGGCGTTGCGCGCCCGTGTCCCGCGGCGCGGGTGAACGAGATAGCGCAACCGGAGTTCGACCCACGACTCCTTCTGGACGACGTTGACCGTCGGGCGGTCGTTCACGTCGAGTTCGACGGGCGTCTCGGCGAGGCGCTCGCGGTACTCCGCGACGCCCGCCGCCATCTCGTCGCCGAGGTGGTCGACGGCGGCGTCGATCATCACGTCGGCCGCGAAGTCGAGGTCCGTCTCGTAGGCCACCTGCACCGAGAGTTCGTTCCAGACGTGCGGGACGCCCTCCCCGTGGAAGTTGACGACGTGCGAGGAGAGGACCACGCTGTTGGGGACGGTGACGATGCGCCCCGAGGGCTGGTTGCTGGAGACGAGGTCGCCGTCGATCTCCCACACCTCCGTCACGAAGAGGTCGATGGAGGCCACGTCGCCGCGGGTGCCCTCGATGGCGATCCGGTCGCCCACGCCGTAGGGGCGCTTGATGACGATGTAGAACCAGCCGATCATGGAGGCGAGCGCCCCCTGGAGCGCGAAGGTAATGGCGAAGCCGACGACCCCGAGCGAGAACAGGACGCTCACCCAGTCGCGGGTGACGACGCCGAAGCCGGCGACGAGCCCGAGGGCGCCGAAGACGAGCCGGAGGACGTTCCGCACGTCGTGGCGGCGGCGCTTGCTCGCGGTGTGAGCGAGGAGGAACCCCCCGACGAGTCGGTACCCCCCGTACGCCGCCAGGACGACGGCCGCGACGGACAGCACCAACAGCGCCGGCGGGCCGATGGCCACCCCGAACAGGGTCTCGTCGACGCCGAATCGGCGCACGACGCGGGAGCCGGCGTAGAGGGCGACGGCGACGGCGAGGGCGAGGGGACCGGTGTACCGCATACCCACACACCGTCATCCGCGGTAGAAAAACCCGGGGAAGGGCCGACCCCGCTTAGCCGGCTGTGCGTCGACGATATCACTCCGCCGACCGCTCCGGCGTCCCCGTCCCGTCGAGCGAGAGGGGGTCGCCCTCCCAGTCGACGTCGAGGCGGTGTCGGGAGAGATACGGCGCGATGTCGGTCCGAGTGACTAGCCCCAGAGGGCGGCCGCCGTTGCCGGACTCCGGTCGGGCGTCCGGGACCCCCGACTCCGCGCCGTCCACGACGGGGAGACAGGTTACGCCCGCGTCGCGCATCCGGTCGGCGGCGAGACCGACCGGCGTGGTCGGACTGATCGTCACCACCGGCGACGACATGAACGAGTCGACCGTGGGGTTCCCGCCTCCCTCGGCGACGACGGCGACAACGTCCGATTCGGTGACGATGCCCTCGACGCCGTCGCCCGCGGCGACGACGACGGCGTGGACGTCGGCCCGGCGAAGGTGGCTCGCGGCTTCGGCGGCCGTCATGTCCGGCGAAACGGTCGGGACGGCCTCGGTCATGACGGCGGAGACGGGAACGTCGATCATGGATCGATAGTTTCACTGAATCTACTAATAACTACTGTAAGAATTTTCGATATAACAGGTTTCAGCTTATATATGAACACTAAATCTGCTCTCGATATCGTTACTATACACCAAATAGACCGAAAGTAACAGTATTATTGTTTTATCTCTGTCGATGCGTCCAGCGTCGCAGTGCGTCCCGACGACCGAGAACATACATGCTGCCGGGGCGAGAGGACGACGTATGCCTCGGCCCGCCCTCCAGCACGCGCTGCTCGGCGTCGGCATCCTCTGTCTGCTCGCCGCCACCCTCGTCGGCGGCGGGGGACCGGCCGACCCCGACTACGTCCACCACGTCGAGGTGGCGTCGGACGACGAGTTGGCGTACGGACTCACGTACGACGCGAGCGACGTGGTGGCGTACGAGAACCTCTCGGCCCGCGGCCGGACGGTCTTCGACCGCGCCCGGGCCGACTCGCCGTACGTCGTCGGAAACGAGTCGGCGACGGCGCCGGACTTCTCGTACACGAGCGACCACGTCGCCGTCGGCCAGGGACTCTACCCCGTCCGGTACGAGGGGACGGTCTACTCGCTCCGGACCGAACGGGAGAGCGGGGACTTCAACGTCGCCGCGTTGTTCGTCGGCATCGCGCTCCGTGGACTGGGCATCGTCCTCGTCGTGTTCGGCGTCCTCCTCACCGGGTGGCGGCGGTATCGGCGGGGCGCGTCGTAGCCGTTGCCACTCCTCAGCCGTCGCCCACGGCCGGTGTCGACGGCCCGGCGACCTGCGCCTCGCGGCGATGGAGCCAGAGGCCGGCGACGACGGCGAGGAGGGCCGCCGCCGTCGCGATACCGAAGGCGACGCGGTAGCCGGCGACGGTGTAGACGCGGGCACCGTTGATGACCTCACCCGTCCAGTAGGCGTCGAGGACGGCGCCCATGACCGTCGGCAGCGTCGCGGCGCCGACGTAGCCGAGGCTGTTGATGACGCCGGTGACGGTGCCGGCGACGGCCGGTTCGTGGCGCTCCTTGCCGACGGTGAACACGAGGGAGACGCCGCCGTTGGCGAGGAGGGCACAGAAGAGCGCGGCGCCGACGACGGGGAGCGGCGGGACGGTGACCAGCACCCCGTAAGAGAGCGCGAACACGACGGCCGTCGCGACGATGAGCTCCGTCCGCCGGCCGGTCCGGTCGGAGAGCGCGCCGATGGCGGGCGAGCCGAGCACGAACCCGACGTTGCCGACGAGGAGGTACGTCGACGCCCGCGCCACCGAGACGCCGTACGTGTCGGCGACGAAGGGGACGCCCCACAGGCCGAGGACGGTGAAGTTGACGCCGAGGACCAGAAAGAGCAGCAGGCCCATCAGCCACGTCTCGGCCTCGCGGAGGACGGTGCGGGTGTTGGCGACGATGTCCGAAAGGGACGCGGTGTCCTCGTCGGCAACGGCGACGCCGACACCGACGCCCACGTCGTCGTACCCCGCGTCACTCGGTGTGTCCCGTACCGCGCCCGCGACGGCGACGGCGACGACGGCGGTGACCACCCCCGTCGCGAGGATGGCGAGGCGCCACCCCACCCGGTCGATGGCGAGCGCCAGCGGCGTGGTCGCGAGGATGCCCCCCGCGCCCGCCGCGGCGACGGTGTAGCCGGTCATCGTCGCGTACTCGTCCGGCCGGAACCAGTTCGCACAGAACCGCAGGGTGGCGATGTAGCAGACGCTCCCGCCGAGGCCGACGACGGCCCGAGCGAGGAAGGCGACGAGCAGCGTGTCGCTCCGTGCGAACCAGAGGACACCGGCGCTCAACACGGCCAGCCCGGCGGCGCCGACCCACCGCGGCCCGTAGCGGTCGACGACGAGTCCCGCCGGAAGCTGGAGGGCGGCGTAGATGTAGAAAAACGAGGAGTGGAGCAGGCCGAGCTGGGAGCCGGTGGCGTCGAACGTACGCGCGAGCGAGTCGGCGAGGACGGCCGTGGCGGTCCGGTGAAAGTTGACGAACAGGAAGCCGCCGGCGAGCGCGGTCCACAGGAGGAGACGCCGGCGGCGAACCGAGAGAGACATACAGGTCGGTCCGTGGAGCGGCCTCAATAGCGTATTGGAACCGGTTCCGACGGCCGCAGGCGAGGCCGACGGCGTCGCTCGGTGGGTGGAAGACGAAAGATCGGCCCGCTGGGATGGCGGAGCTAGTGGAACGTCCGACTCGCTTCGGTTTCGGTGCCCACGTCGGGTTCGTCGGTCGTGAACCGCTGCTCGATTTCGCGGTAGCGCTCGCGCACGTCGTCGGTGACGCTCGCGGTCACTTCCTCGAGCGCCTGCTCGAAGTGGTCCATCGTGATGCGGACGTTCCCGATGGACTCGCCGATCTCCTCGGGCGAGACGCTGTGGATGAACTCGCGGCTGGCGGCCATCGAGGCTTCGCGGCAGACGGCCTCGATGTCGGCGCCGACGTAGTTCTCGGTCCGGCGGGCGAGGCTATCCAGGTCCACGTCGTCCGCGAGCGGCTTGTCCCGCGTGTGGACCTCGAAGATGGCGCGGCGCGCCTCCTCGTCGGGGACGGGCACGTGGACGTGCCGGTCCAGGCGGCCGGGGCGCAGGAGCGCGGAGTCGATCAGGTCGGGCCGGTTCGAGGTGGCGATGACCACCACGTCCTCCAGCGTTTCGAGGCCGTCGAGCTCCGTCAGTAGTTGGGAGACGACGCGCTCGGAGACGCCGGAGTCGCCGGTGTTGCGGCCGCGCTCGGTCGCGATGGCGTCGATCTCGTCGAAGAAGATGACGGTCGGCGCGTTCTCGCGGGCCTTGCTGAAGATCTCGCGGACCCCCTTCTCGCTCTCCCCGACGTACTTATCGAGGAGTTCGGGCCCCTTCACCGAGATGAAGTTGGACTCGGCCTCGTTGGCGACCGCCTTGGCGAGTAAGGTCTTCCCGGTCCCGGGCGGGCCGTACATGAGAACGCCCTTCGCGGACTCCATGTCCATGGCCTCGAACACCTCGGGGTAGTCGAGCGGCCACTGGATGGTCTCGCGGAGGCGCTCTTTGGTGTCCTCCAGACCGCCCACGTCGTTCCAGGTCACGTCGGGTACCTCGACGAACACTTCCCGCAGCGCGGAGGGTTCGATACCTTTCATCGCCTCCTGGAAGTCGTCCTGGCCGACCTCCAGATCCTCCAGGATCTCGGCGTCGATCTCCTCCTCCTCGAGGTCGATCTGCGGGCGGATGCGCCGGAGCGCGTTCATCGCGGCCTCTTTGGCGAGGCTCTCGATGTCGGCACCGACGAACCCGTGCGTGGACTCGGCGAAGCCCTCGATGTTCACGTCCTCGGCGAGCGGCATGTTGCGGGTGTGGACCTGCAGGATCTCGCGCCGGCCGTCGCGGTCGGGGACGCCGATCTCGATCTCGCGGTCGAACCGGCCGCCGCGGCGGAGCGCGGGGTCGATGGCGTCGACGCGGTTGGTCGCGCCGATGACCACGACCTCGCCGCGCTCCTCCAGCCCGTCCATCAGGCTGAGTAGCTGCGCGACGACGCGGCGTTCGACGTCGCCGCCGGCCTCGCCACGCTCGGGGGCGATGGAGTCGATTTCGTCGATGAAGACGATGGCGGGGGCGTTCTCCTCGGCTTCCTCGAAGGCGTCGCGGAGTTGCTCCTCGCTCTCGCCGTAGTATTTCGACATGATCTCCGGCCCACTGATGGTGTGGAAGTGGGCGTCGATTTCGTTGGCGACAGCCTTGGCGATGAGCGTCTTCCCGGTGCCGGGCGGGCCGTGGAGGAGCACGCCCTTCGGCGGGTCGATGCCGAGGCGCCGGAACAGTTCGGGGTGGCGCATCGGCAGCTCGATCATCTCGCGAACCTGTTCGAGTTCGCGGTCGAGACCGCCGATGTCCTCGTAGGTCACGTCCGGCGTGTCGGCGCGGGCCTCGCCGCCCGACTCGCGGATCTGTTCGGCGGGCTTCTCGCTGACCGTCACCTCGGTCGAGTCGGTGACGACGACGGTGCCGGACGGGTCGGTGTCGGCGACCTTCAGCGGGAGCGCCTGACTCTGCCGACCGCTCATGAAGCCGAAGCCGAAGGGGACACGGAGGGTCTGTCCCTTCGTGATCGGCTTGTCGGTCAGCTTGTCACGGAGGTAGTGGCCGATGTCGCCCCGGATACCGATCTGCTGGGGGAGCGCGACCGTCACCCGTTCGGCCTGTTTCACGTCCGCCTTCTCGACTTCGACGCGGTCGTCGATGCCGACGTTGGCCTGCTGGCGGAGCTGGCCGTCGATGCGGATGACGCCCGACCCCTGGTCCTCGGGGTGACCGGGCCAGACGCGCGCGATGGCCGTGCCCTCTTTCCCCTCGATGCGGATGTAGTCGCCGACCTCCAGCCCCATCTCCGCGACCGCGGCGCGGTCGATGGCGGCCAGTCCACGGCCGGCGTCTTTCTGTTTCAGTGGTTTGACGACGAGCTTCATTGGGTACCCCTCACGACGAGTACGCCGTTGTTCGTGTCAACACTTTCGACCGAACCGGGGAGGTCGAACTCCATCGCCGTCTCCTCGTCGACGAGGACGATGGCCGTCTCGCCGACGACGTCGACGCTCAGGCGGTCGTCGCCGACGCCCACGTCGGCGGCGATCACCCACTCGTCGTCGTAGTCGTACCGGCGGACGAACCGTTCGTCCTCACCGGCGTATTGTTGTCTCACCATGTCAATTCCTAACCCCAAGTTAGCTATCCAAGTATATAAATCTTGCTCTGACAAATCGCGGTACGTGACGGGGGTACATCGAATCGCCGTTGTATTGCGGTTCACAGCCAGCCGGTCGCGTCGGGCGGGTTTATACCCTTCCCCACGCTACCGGTCGTATGGAGACGGTTACCCACCACGGGCGGGAGACGGCGTACCGCCGCCACGACCGCGGCGGCGACGCCGATCCGATCCTGTTCGTCCACGGCAGCGGTGGATCGCACGCGGTCTGGAAGTCCCAGGCCAGACTCGCCGACGACCGGCCCGTCGTCGCCCTCGATCTGAGCGGGCACGGAGAGAGCGACGACGTGGCGGCCGAACCGGGCTACGAGGCGCTCTCGGCGTACGTCGACGACGCCGTCGCCGTCGCCGAGGCGACGGACGCTCGGGTCCTCTGTGGCAACTCGCTCGGCGGGGCAGTCGTCATGACGGCACTCCTCGAACGCGACGTGGACCTCGACGCCGCCGTCCTCGCGGGGACCGGCGCCAGACTCGCCGTCCTCGACGACCTGCTTCGGTGGCTCCGGAACGACTTCGAGCGGGCGATCGAGTTCCTCCACGGTCCGGATCGGCTCTTTCACGACCCCGACGACCGACTGGTGGCGGCGTCGAGCGAGATGCTCCACGCGGCGGGGCGGGCCGTCACCGAACGCGACTTCCGAACCTGCCACGACTTCGACGTGCGCGGCCGCCTCGACGAGGTCGACACGCCGACCCTCGCCGTCGTCGGCGAGTACGACGCACTCACGCCGCCCTGGTACCACGAGGCGCTCGCCGAACGCATCCCCGACGCCGAGTGGACGACCGTCGACGACGCGGCCCACCTCGCCATGCTGGAGCGTCCCGCGGCGTTCAACGAGGCACTGAGCGGCTTCCTCGACGCGTAATGCGGTTTACTGTACGTCGCTACCGGATCGTCCGGGCGGACCACCGGTAAACAGGGACAGTAATCCGCAGAAATCGCCACGCATTACCCGTTCGGCCGCCAACGACGGCCCGTGCCACACCGCGTCGAGCGAACCGACCCCGACGGCGTCGACTTCGGGTGGGTGATGCAGGTGACGTTCGTCGCCACCATCGTCGTCGGCGCGCCCCTCGTCGCCGCCCTCTCGACGACGACGACGCTCCCGACGTGGGGCGCCCGCGCCGCCTTCGCGGTCCGGGTCGGGGCGGCCGTCTGGTTCGTCACCGCGCTCCTCGCGTACGCGTACGCCCGTCGAAACGCCGACTCGTAGCCGGAACCTCTTTGCCGCCGACACGACACCTCACGGTATGATCGACGAGACCATCGAGGAGATTCGCCGGATGCAGACCCACAGTTCGTCGGTGGTCGCGGTCAAGGCGACCACGGCCCTCGAGGAACTCCTCGACCGGGACTACCGGAACGTCGAGGCCTACGAGCGCGACCTGGAGCGGAACGCGGGCGCGCTCCGCCGGGCCAACCCCTCCCACGCCTCCCTCCACAAGGCGATGCGGGAGGTCGTCGACAACGTCC
This window of the Haloplanus rubicundus genome carries:
- a CDS encoding sensor histidine kinase, which produces MPEPCRTLQNALNALDDVFYVYDERGRLIFWNTRLNELFALDDERIAEMRPVDFFVDADRPAVEAAVQRIFDEGETVVEAWADTTEGRIRFELTGRKLTDDGHTIGFCGVGRDVTDRRERERQVAAQNDRLTQFATILVHDLRNPLAVATGYLDRYQADGEPADIERVTDSLERIERIVDDVLTVAMEGQAVIDARPVSVGDTARSAWEMIDASDASLDVQTTLVVDGDESRLQRLFENLFRNSVEHGSTDDRHKSGDEGGEHAGPSIAVTETGAGFAVADDGPGIPAAERERVFDPGVTQSEDGTGFGLYIVRTIAEAHGWTVGVTEGERGGARFEFTTTPVGMPGDGGP
- a CDS encoding amidase, with the translated sequence MHSDPQPLAPLARSLRAGDRRPTALVDDLCDRLDAVDDDVGAMLPEPGRRDRLIREATALDARHDDPASRPPLFGVPVGVKDIFHVDGYLTAAGSSVPPAAITDAESAAVTRLRDAGAVTFGKARTTEFAYFDPPKTRNPNDLGHTPGGSSSGSAAAVAAGMCPLALGSQTVGSVIRPAAFCGIVGFKPSYGRIPLDGVVPFAPSVDHVGTFTADVAGASRAAAVLCDGWEPVDPDAPPVVGVVEGPYLDQATDAGRAGVEAGADALSDAGYEVRRVSVFDDIDAVNANHDALAAAEFALTHAEWHAAYGDRYAPESTALIEEGREVGVDELADARAARLDLRERIGEHAREVGVDLLISPGAPGPAPEGIDDTGDPIMNLPWTNAGVPALTVPCGRVGDLPLGLQVVAPFGGDESLLAWGEDVADAVADVGAVDA
- a CDS encoding CDC48 family AAA ATPase codes for the protein MKLVVKPLKQKDAGRGLAAIDRAAVAEMGLEVGDYIRIEGKEGTAIARVWPGHPEDQGSGVIRIDGQLRQQANVGIDDRVEVEKADVKQAERVTVALPQQIGIRGDIGHYLRDKLTDKPITKGQTLRVPFGFGFMSGRQSQALPLKVADTDPSGTVVVTDSTEVTVSEKPAEQIRESGGEARADTPDVTYEDIGGLDRELEQVREMIELPMRHPELFRRLGIDPPKGVLLHGPPGTGKTLIAKAVANEIDAHFHTISGPEIMSKYYGESEEQLRDAFEEAEENAPAIVFIDEIDSIAPERGEAGGDVERRVVAQLLSLMDGLEERGEVVVIGATNRVDAIDPALRRGGRFDREIEIGVPDRDGRREILQVHTRNMPLAEDVNIEGFAESTHGFVGADIESLAKEAAMNALRRIRPQIDLEEEEIDAEILEDLEVGQDDFQEAMKGIEPSALREVFVEVPDVTWNDVGGLEDTKERLRETIQWPLDYPEVFEAMDMESAKGVLMYGPPGTGKTLLAKAVANEAESNFISVKGPELLDKYVGESEKGVREIFSKARENAPTVIFFDEIDAIATERGRNTGDSGVSERVVSQLLTELDGLETLEDVVVIATSNRPDLIDSALLRPGRLDRHVHVPVPDEEARRAIFEVHTRDKPLADDVDLDSLARRTENYVGADIEAVCREASMAASREFIHSVSPEEIGESIGNVRITMDHFEQALEEVTASVTDDVRERYREIEQRFTTDEPDVGTETEASRTFH
- a CDS encoding DUF5822 domain-containing protein, coding for MPHRVERTDPDGVDFGWVMQVTFVATIVVGAPLVAALSTTTTLPTWGARAAFAVRVGAAVWFVTALLAYAYARRNADS
- a CDS encoding alpha/beta fold hydrolase, with protein sequence METVTHHGRETAYRRHDRGGDADPILFVHGSGGSHAVWKSQARLADDRPVVALDLSGHGESDDVAAEPGYEALSAYVDDAVAVAEATDARVLCGNSLGGAVVMTALLERDVDLDAAVLAGTGARLAVLDDLLRWLRNDFERAIEFLHGPDRLFHDPDDRLVAASSEMLHAAGRAVTERDFRTCHDFDVRGRLDEVDTPTLAVVGEYDALTPPWYHEALAERIPDAEWTTVDDAAHLAMLERPAAFNEALSGFLDA
- a CDS encoding MFS transporter: MSLSVRRRRLLLWTALAGGFLFVNFHRTATAVLADSLARTFDATGSQLGLLHSSFFYIYAALQLPAGLVVDRYGPRWVGAAGLAVLSAGVLWFARSDTLLVAFLARAVVGLGGSVCYIATLRFCANWFRPDEYATMTGYTVAAAGAGGILATTPLALAIDRVGWRLAILATGVVTAVVAVAVAGAVRDTPSDAGYDDVGVGVGVAVADEDTASLSDIVANTRTVLREAETWLMGLLLFLVLGVNFTVLGLWGVPFVADTYGVSVARASTYLLVGNVGFVLGSPAIGALSDRTGRRTELIVATAVVFALSYGVLVTVPPLPVVGAALFCALLANGGVSLVFTVGKERHEPAVAGTVTGVINSLGYVGAATLPTVMGAVLDAYWTGEVINGARVYTVAGYRVAFGIATAAALLAVVAGLWLHRREAQVAGPSTPAVGDG
- a CDS encoding mechanosensitive ion channel family protein; its protein translation is MRYTGPLALAVAVALYAGSRVVRRFGVDETLFGVAIGPPALLVLSVAAVVLAAYGGYRLVGGFLLAHTASKRRRHDVRNVLRLVFGALGLVAGFGVVTRDWVSVLFSLGVVGFAITFALQGALASMIGWFYIVIKRPYGVGDRIAIEGTRGDVASIDLFVTEVWEIDGDLVSSNQPSGRIVTVPNSVVLSSHVVNFHGEGVPHVWNELSVQVAYETDLDFAADVMIDAAVDHLGDEMAAGVAEYRERLAETPVELDVNDRPTVNVVQKESWVELRLRYLVHPRRGTRARNALYRDILDRFADAPDRVAFPVGRNR
- a CDS encoding CBS domain-containing protein, whose product is MIDVPVSAVMTEAVPTVSPDMTAAEAASHLRRADVHAVVVAAGDGVEGIVTESDVVAVVAEGGGNPTVDSFMSSPVVTISPTTPVGLAADRMRDAGVTCLPVVDGAESGVPDARPESGNGGRPLGLVTRTDIAPYLSRHRLDVDWEGDPLSLDGTGTPERSAE
- a CDS encoding DUF7127 family protein, which translates into the protein MVRQQYAGEDERFVRRYDYDDEWVIAADVGVGDDRLSVDVVGETAIVLVDEETAMEFDLPGSVESVDTNNGVLVVRGTQ